TCTGCACAATCTCTAAAACTTCAGGCATCAGGTCAGATGGAAACGTACCTTTTTCCTGGCGCTAGTTAAGTGAGtggaagatgaactgatctccaaaaggcaaaaagttaaagatgaaacattcttttcttttcatcaatcattttaagcaagatcactgtattatttttgtttgtaacaaGTTTAGGGTGAAAAAAGGGAACGGAAAACTATGCAAAAGTTTGGTTACCTCAAGACATATGAGCTctcataacttttaccaaggtctcagaccttaattagcttgttagggctacagcttgttcacagtcatcgttaaGAAAGGCCAactgatgcaaatttcaaagctttataaatatctggctcctcaaaccttgtcccaacaatcagcagccatgggctcaaTTAAGCAGCTGCATAGCACtctgaacattaaaataatgCCCACAAAGCAAGAAAAGTTTCGGtaacaagtcctgtggactgatgtaggttaaaatagaactttttggctgcaatgagcaaaggtatgtttgaaTAAAAAGGGAGCAGAATTTCGCGAAAATGAACgcctctccaactgttaagcatggaGTGGATCCATCAtactttgggcttgtgttgtaGCCAGCGGCACatggaacatttcactggtagagggaagaacgGATTCcattaaataccagcaaattctggaagcaaacatcagaCTGTCTGTAagaaagctgaagatgaaaagcggatggcttctacaacaggacaacaatcctaaacacacctcaaagtCTACAATGGACcacctcaagaggcacaagctgaaggtttagCCGCAGCCCTCTCAGTCCGTCGACCCAAACATCATCGAAgatctgtggatagacctcagaGGAGCAGTGCGTGCAAGATGAGCCAAGAATCTCTCAGTAGTAGAATTATGCAAGGAAGAACGACTGAAAATCTCcaaaaacaagaactgaaagactcttagctgctgcaaaaagcattttcaaactgtgatAATTGCTAAAGGGgatgttactaagtactgactgtcccaaaaaaatttttttggacccatctagctttttttttttttaattttgaaactgtaaaagatggaaataaagtaGTCTTGCTTTAGATATTGAAGaaatgtcatctttaactttatgccttttggaaaccAATTCATCTTTTACTCATAAGTATTCACAGTAACAAATTTTGCCACTGTATGAACAAGCTCTTATTGACTAAGAGTAAATCCATGGCCCGCTCTATTTTTGGCAGGTGCTGCCGTCACTTACCTTAAACTGATCGGCTTGACTTTCAAGAGCAGTATTGACTAAAGCCTTGGATCAGTTTACAACAGATTTGTTTAGTCAGAATGCTGAATCCTATCTGAAAATATTTCTGATAGACATAATTATTCAGTTATAGGAGAAGTTAACTGACCGTGACATTTGTATATTGATGCCACAGATCTTAACTTTaatcattaaatatatatttggaGATATCATCCAGTTATAAATAACATCACCAAATGATAAACAgcatctgaatattttttgtttatcgACAGTGCGGTAATCACCAGAATCAGTTTAATTGATAACCAGTGCACCACAGTTCAATTCACTATCTTTTTATTAAATACAACATATTGGTGACATGTAGGAGATATACAACATGGACAGCGTTCACTTGGCCACTTCATCGAGCTTGggctctggagaaaaaaagaaaagacaaaaaacagaaaaagaattaTTAGTGATAGTTGTTGCTGCGTGAAATTCCCTGTGGGTTTTCAGATGACACATACTGCAGATGTACAACATGTTACAATACTTGAGATTAGATTAGATATCTAGACAAAAACTACAGCTATACATAGCAACTAGCTAATTGTAGCTTCAACAAAAATAGTGTGAAGCTCAGAAATAAAAGCTTCTCAGAGAATCATCTCACTTTGACAAGCGTCACCATCTATGTACGATATATTTACACAGACAAAGGCCGAAATCACAGTGCATCTCTCCGATGTCAAAGGAGTAAatatttgggggggggtgttaaaTCGTGCAAAAGCTAAAAATCTATTTAAGtcatatcattaaaaacaatcatGCCATTATAAGCACTTCTCTTATTTCAAAACTGTAGCTGAACAAAATTCAGGACTGTTCTATGACAATCGACAGTTTTGAATggaaactgtcttttttttaagacactTGCATCTATCTGCTTGGACTAAAACTATTAAGAAATACACTGTCTGGGTCACTTTGTCCTTCAAAAGCTCCTCTGTACATCAGTGAGCCAAGGTCACTGTTAAAACCTCGGTtcttcatgtaaaaaaatacacttaacaAGGTGGGATGTTGACAACTGTTTGTAAAGACTACGATACTTGGTCTAAAATATTAACTGGATAATTTGTTCActtatttgttgtgtttttaagcaAAGATTACGAAAATTAACACATGAAGCTGTGATTTTGATTGATTGCAACACATTTGTTTACGTATTTGATTGATTATAACAGGAGACAAAGCAGCATTCACAGCACACAATGTAAACCAACATAAGCTTTAACTAACCTGAGAATTTGATGTCGGGGAACTTGGTGAAGTCTCCTCCACCATATAGCCTCTGTAGTTTGGTTACCTCTTCAGACAGGTTCTTCTGGTACGCGGGCCCTGCGTCCACAATGCCACCAGAAGTCCTGGGAGAGCCAAGGCATCAAATAATGATCCAGAGATGAGCGTGACGGCGATAAATGGAGGATATATTTGGATATTAATTAGGTAGAGGGGATTGAGGATTAAATCTGTGCCAAAGGAGCCAAAAAGTACCTTCtccattttaaaagttaatattttactaGCGACTGAACTCTGAGCTCGGAAGCCTACACAGAGAATCTTTTTCTATCTGGACTGTGATCAGCCGTGGAAATCTAAACACTATTTTAATACAGAGCAAGCTTATGACAGGAGTTGTGCATTAGCCACTGACTTGCTCTTGGTGTTGTAGTCACGGATCTTGTCCAGGAACAGCTTCTGGACGGGGTCGAGCTCCTTGGCCCGGTTGAAGAGGACAGCGGAGATGCCGATGTTCCTACGCAGAGTCAGGCTCACGGCGGAGCGCAGCACGGAGGACAGCTGGAATAACCGGTGAAGTGCCATCTGAAGGAGCAAAGAGACCTCGGGTTAGGCTGTTCTCAGGACAAGAGGCTGCGGTCCTGCCTCTGTATCAGCGCAGCGAGACATGcgcagccttttctttttttgcatcgGGAACAAGCGTCTACTAATACACAATTTGAAGGAGTGGAAACTACATCCCGCATCAAGCAATAAATACttcaacatttaaatgtattaaagcTTGGAGAGCCCCGTCACCCTCTGAATTTACAAACTCTCATGCATGGAGGAAACGTTGCTGGTTCTGCTGCGGCTCAGCTGGAGCAAATTAGCGTTAGCAGTAGCTAGCTTTTTAAATTAGCATACGTTAGCTGCCGTCGACGGTAACACAGTGACATTGAGTTAGCAAGCTTACTTTCAATGCGACTTCGCCAAATATATCACGTAACTGTCACgcaaatttaataatttcacAACGACTTTAAACAAGCGAGGTGTCATCCTGGCTTGCTGCTGGCTCGCTAAATGTCTGCTCCACTAACCCAAACAACTGCTAACAAGCTAAGATAGCCAGCGTTAGCTTGAGCCGACGCGACACAGCCTTCAAACAATATCCTCAGTAGTTTCCTGCGCCGCTGTGTCCCCTGCTAATGTCACACTCCCTGGAGAACCGAGCTTGCGTTTATGAGTATGGCCGGCAACGACAAACCGGGTGACGGTAAAAAGCATTTATTGGAAAACGCAGCACTCACCTTGGGTTTGACACTCACAGCGCAAGATCCAAATGTGGAGGAGCCGCCGTGGATTATGGGAACGACCGGGAGGCGTTCGCGGACGTCAAAACGTTGCGTCCCACGCGCAGCGCGGCGCATATTTACGTCGTCCTCACAAACCCAGAAATGCCGAGAATGCGAAGAAAGCGGAAAAagaagattttacattttgtctgtcACATTCTGTGGCTGCATGCCTTGTGATAACCACTACAGAAGGTCACAGAACAGCagtggttgtgttttgtttttttttttaatactgaatACGTCTACTccaacacatttacagtatccGACCTCTGCCTCTGGTTTTATGGGGATTCCTCAGATTAATGTTGTGACCCAGTGGAGGAGCCCGACCCCTTGGTTGGGAACCACCAGACTAAACTAGctaaatgtatataaagtagttaaaagcagctccacctccGGCAGCATGAGTATTGACAATCTGGTAATGCAATACAttacaatgcttttttttttttttttacacataagtacttttacttttgatacttttaagtatattttgacaATGAGACTTCTTTACTtgtacttaagtaggattttaattttttttaaattactaatatagtatttttacattgtggtattagtactttgTCTTAattaaaggatctgagtacgTCCTCAACCGCTGCGGAGCAGTATAGTATAGGTATTGTATTTACCACTGGAACACCGATTGTCTTGATCATGGCTGTGGTCCACCTAAAATGTGGGTTTGGTTTCAGAGTAATGCAAAAAGAATTTAACCTTTAGCAAGATGGCCCGGGTTCATCTGTATTAGAAAGCCCTCTGACGTGTCCTTGAGCAGCACACTGCAGCCCTGTCAGCTCCAGTCAGCAGTTTTCTGTCTGAGAGGGACCTGTGACCTACTGATATGACgctaagaaaaaagaaaattccccTTCAGAGTATCAGTTCTTACATTATGATTACTTTCTGATATTTAAGACCACACATAAAAACGGATCATTAGAATAAAACAGGATGCATTAAGGATCTGAATTTTGTCAtctgaaaagacacaaagacactgcGTATGTATGTACATTCAAAACTTTATTATGGAATACAGTGTAGAAAGCGTTTTCCCAGTCAATGCAAATGGCCTGCACAATATTACACAGTGGAAAACAGAACCAATATATAACCCACagaaaaagatagaaagaaaatcCTGCTTCCTCTTCTACTCTACTGCCCTCTGTTGGGCTTCTAATGAGCACCCTCTGAAAACCACGGACCCACCCCACTGAAACCTCAATATATACATTCCACTCACCCTTTCCTCACAGATCTTACTTGCCATTAGATGTACTACCAGAAGGAGAGGTCacactgtatttctttctgtAATGTTGAGATGGTGACAAATCTTTAACGGGGGATTCTAGCCTACGAGCTTGAATTTACCTCTGACTAATATCTGATCCCTGCTTTCACATCCTCGCCCACGACTCGCTCTCAGCGGTGAACGCCTATCGTCTATATACAGACTCCAACGCTGTGCCTCTGAGGAGTCGAGTGTGCGTTGATGGCGGAGAGGTGAGCAGCATGCCTGAAGGGAAAGGAAGGcgaaggaggaaaggagggaggtaGGGGAAGGGAGGtgcttttggggggggggggggggggtgaaaatCCATTATATATACAGACTGCCTGCCTGGCTGGCTATCCATCTGGAACTGCAAGTCATTTCCTCTCTACCTCACtgtccttcccctcctcctctcagcacTTCACCTGTTCTATCAGCAGAAAGCATAAATGATTACAAAACCGAAAAAAGAAACGGCGACGGCTTACGACTGGACGAAACACCagactgaaaatttaaaaaaatgatattaaaaaaaaaaaaaaaaaaaaaaccacacgcacacacgcagagaTAATCCTAACCCATCCTGACttctcacatttttctctttcccttcctgCTCCCTGTAACCTTCACCCTCATACCATgcccttttcaaaaaaaagtgaGTGACATGaatccaaccaaaaaaaaataaaaaaaaataaaaaattaaatagggTGAATTCTGAAAGCCCCTATGCATGACGATTTTTTAACACAATATATTTCATTGAATGAGAATAATATACAAACAGAGATGATGAAGCCAGCCCCCCTCCTGTAGCTTCAGGAAAGtagcatggttaaaaaaaaaaaaaaaacacacttaaattccaaaatcacagatctcttttaaatgtgtattttacatgATATCAAAGCAGAGCCTGTTCATctagatttatatatatttttcatcattgtttGAAGTCACGTGATCACAAGAAGATAATAAATGTACAATCTTGCTAGAATGACAATCTATATGTGAGAAAGGATCTCGAGAGCAGCGTTAagatcttgttttgttttttttctgtttttccaaatcctgttgtcattgttgtcaTGCACTACATAGGAACAGCTAAGACTTGAGCATTACTTCAGTAACATTACacgcaatttaaaaaaaggactttacattggctgatttttttttttttctccattttcattcttttttgaaaaacaaaactggaaacGATAGAGAAAAACTCTAAAGTAAAAACAGCTCATTCAGAATACATAGTTACTACTGTCATCATCAACATATTCATTATCATCAGCATCTCCAAATATCCTTAAGAGCCTTGTGTGACTTAACACAGCCCAGCTGTCCTAAGaatgcacaaagaaaagaggatggagggaggaatgaggaggaggaggggagggagaggaggctcACTTATACTCCAGTGTAGACTGTAGAGTGAGTGCAGTAGTGGTGCAGAAGGAGGGGGAATCACTTGGCCTCATTTACAAAAATCTTGTTGCTTGATTTAAACCTTATTTCATTATATAATCATTACAAAGAATATGATAGAAACACATGAATATGTCCCTATGTTGAAGAATGATTTGAAATGAGCGACTGATTCATCTGCAACCAGTTCGTGTAAATGAGGCCCAGGTCAGCGTGCGCCTCTTTATCCTACTGATCAGCGGTCAGATTTGCCTACAAAAGTCCACACCTAAAACTTTcccaagccaaaaaaaaacgaTCTATACACTGGCCCTGAATCAGTGTGGAGAGAACCCGCTTCTTTCCCCTCTGGGTGGGTTTGTTTTGATGCACTGGGCGGGGCCTTTTTCCATTCATCAGCAGGCCCAGACGGAGCAACATATAAAAACCCCTTTCTTTAATTAAAAGGCGACTTGCTCCAGTAAAGTGAACAAACTTGGTGCAAACTGGCTTGGCCACAGTGTCCGCCCAGGCAAGAACGAAAGAGAATCCTGGCTACGTTCGCTCCATATGCTCGTGACTGACTATTTCAGTCACACAATGATCTAAGCCGCACTGCCTTTTGGAGACGTGGGACTAGTCGGAGGGGGAGGATGGGGGAGGGGAGGTGTGTGATGTGTGGGAGGAGATGttcttgtttgtgtatttatgtgtgtgtgtgtgtgtgtgtgtgtgtgcgcatgtgtatgtgtgtaaacgTGACATCCGCCTCAGTTCTGCATCTGCTCAAAGAACTTGTAGGTCGGGTTCTCGTAACCGTTCTGCTGCATCTTAGACAGGTGGCGCTCCTCGGGGGTGACGGCAGCGTCCACCTGGAGATGGGccagagagggggggggttacagCCACAAACACTCATATAGTGTGCACAAGTATAAGAGatctacatttttaatgtttcctgGATATGATTATTTTAAGAGTAATTGACAAAAATGAAGTAACAAGGCTGACCCAACTaccgcattttttttttttaattaaacgGCTAATCAAAGttctgaaatgataaatgaggATAATTACACAAGCAAAGCAGGAAATTAATTGGTAACGCTCATGAATTTAATTATACGTaataggtttttgttttttttccgctCTACATTTTACGCCTTTTTCAGAGTTTAATggaacatacatacatacatacatacatatatacacacacacacatacgccaATACAAGTGCAATAGTGAAAGAcagcttgaacacacacacgcaggcaccCTCACACACCAGATTGACTGCCGCGCAGAACAGCTTGtatacagcacacacaaacacaggtcaGCTGTTTCTCACCTCGATAACGCCGTGGTG
This genomic interval from Xiphias gladius isolate SHS-SW01 ecotype Sanya breed wild chromosome 13, ASM1685928v1, whole genome shotgun sequence contains the following:
- the atp5pf gene encoding ATP synthase-coupling factor 6, mitochondrial isoform X2; translation: MALHRLFQLSSVLRSAVSLTLRRNIGISAVLFNRAKELDPVQKLFLDKIRDYNTKSKTSGGIVDAGPAYQKNLSEEVTKLQRLYGGGDFTKFPDIKFSEPKLDEVAK
- the atp5pf gene encoding ATP synthase-coupling factor 6, mitochondrial isoform X1 is translated as MRRAARGTQRFDVRERLPVVPIIHGGSSTFGSCAVSVKPKMALHRLFQLSSVLRSAVSLTLRRNIGISAVLFNRAKELDPVQKLFLDKIRDYNTKSKTSGGIVDAGPAYQKNLSEEVTKLQRLYGGGDFTKFPDIKFSEPKLDEVAK